A genome region from Chloroflexia bacterium SDU3-3 includes the following:
- a CDS encoding glutaredoxin family protein, giving the protein MSMREEPITLFGADDCYDTQRTRQQLIQLGIPFKEIRIDDDPIATSFVTVVNGGYRSTPTLLIGQGKEKVVITEPTNPELVAILRQIGYDHVALTLPDTINSLQCSPEGL; this is encoded by the coding sequence ATGTCCATGCGAGAAGAGCCGATCACCCTCTTTGGGGCCGACGACTGCTATGACACCCAGCGAACGCGCCAGCAGCTCATCCAGCTGGGCATCCCATTCAAGGAGATCCGGATCGACGATGATCCGATCGCCACCAGCTTTGTCACCGTGGTGAACGGCGGCTACCGCAGCACGCCGACGCTGCTGATCGGCCAGGGCAAGGAGAAGGTGGTCATCACCGAGCCGACCAACCCTGAGTTGGTCGCCATCCTGCGCCAGATCGGCTACGACCATGTAGCGCTGACCCTGCCGGATACGATCAACTCGTTGCAGTGCTCTCCTGAGGGGCTATGA
- a CDS encoding MOSC domain-containing protein — translation MIPQVLGLFIGHPHTYGREGASDPLDRPWTSGIVKAAVSGPIWLGRTNLAGDAQADLENHGGPEKAVCVYPGEHYPSWRAALGQPDFPFGAFGENITVGGQTEADVCIGDIFTLGDARVQVSQPRQPCWKLARRWHLRDLAAQVQRSGRTGWYLRVLDEGLVGPDAQMQLIERPYPEWSIAHANQIMHHRRHDLAAAAALADCPQLSGSWRRTLQARAERGSEGSPAP, via the coding sequence ATGATACCGCAGGTACTTGGGCTGTTTATCGGGCATCCGCACACGTATGGCCGCGAGGGGGCCAGCGACCCGCTGGATCGCCCGTGGACATCGGGCATCGTCAAGGCTGCGGTGAGCGGCCCCATCTGGCTGGGGCGCACCAACCTCGCGGGCGATGCGCAGGCCGATCTTGAGAACCACGGCGGGCCAGAGAAAGCCGTATGCGTGTACCCAGGCGAGCACTACCCATCCTGGCGCGCAGCGCTGGGCCAGCCCGATTTCCCCTTCGGGGCCTTTGGCGAGAATATCACGGTGGGCGGCCAGACCGAGGCCGACGTGTGCATCGGCGACATCTTCACGCTTGGGGATGCCCGCGTGCAAGTGTCGCAGCCGCGCCAGCCCTGCTGGAAGCTAGCGCGCCGCTGGCACCTGAGGGATCTGGCCGCGCAGGTGCAGCGCAGCGGGCGGACCGGCTGGTACCTGCGCGTGCTCGACGAGGGGCTGGTGGGGCCAGATGCCCAGATGCAGCTGATCGAGCGCCCCTACCCAGAGTGGAGCATCGCGCACGCGAACCAGATCATGCACCACCGCAGGCACGATCTGGCGGCGGCGGCGGCCCTGGCCGACTGCCCACAGCTCTCCGGCAGCTGGCGGCGCACCCTCCAGGCGCGGGCGGAGCGCGGCAGCGAAGGCAGCCCAGCCCCATGA
- the asnS gene encoding asparagine--tRNA ligase, producing MSLLPTATIAEIAKHEGQEVTLAGWVANKTAKGKLIFIRLRDGSGVMQCVVFRKNVEEAVFEAAQRLTLESSCRITGKVRADERAAGGYELDVTGVEVVHVPEQEYPIQPKDHGVEFLMEHRHLWVRSSKQNALLRIRAEVIAAAQEWLNAQGFIRYDSPILTPTAAEGTSNLFAIEYFDLGQAYLAQTGQLYVESGMMSFGKVYCFGPTFRAEKSKTRRHLTEFWMIEPEVAFATHEDNMRLQENFVSAIVQRCLERRAEDLKVLERDTTTLENCLAPFPRITYDEALKLVADNQGLVEGATPLPWGEDLGAPHETLIASKFDRPVFVEKYPTSVKAFYMQPDHDRPEVVLCADLLAPEGYGEIIGGSQRIHDAALLEQRIVEQGLKLEDYQWYLDLRRYGSVPHSGFGMGIERCTAWIAGTHHIRETIPFPRMLYRMYP from the coding sequence ATGTCACTACTACCGACGGCAACGATTGCCGAGATCGCCAAGCACGAGGGCCAGGAGGTAACGCTGGCTGGGTGGGTGGCGAATAAAACAGCCAAGGGCAAGCTGATCTTCATCCGGCTGCGCGACGGCAGCGGTGTGATGCAGTGCGTGGTGTTCCGCAAGAATGTGGAGGAGGCCGTGTTCGAGGCGGCCCAGCGCCTGACGCTGGAGAGCTCGTGCCGGATCACGGGCAAGGTGCGCGCCGACGAGCGAGCGGCGGGCGGCTACGAGCTGGATGTGACCGGCGTCGAGGTGGTGCACGTGCCCGAGCAGGAGTACCCCATCCAGCCCAAGGATCACGGCGTCGAGTTCCTGATGGAGCACCGCCACCTGTGGGTGCGCTCCTCCAAGCAGAACGCCCTGCTGCGCATCCGCGCCGAGGTGATCGCCGCCGCCCAGGAGTGGCTCAACGCCCAGGGCTTCATCCGCTACGACTCGCCCATCCTCACGCCCACCGCCGCCGAGGGCACATCGAACCTGTTCGCGATCGAGTACTTCGACCTGGGCCAGGCCTACCTAGCGCAGACCGGCCAGCTCTACGTCGAGTCGGGCATGATGAGCTTCGGCAAGGTCTACTGCTTCGGCCCGACCTTCCGCGCCGAGAAGTCGAAGACCCGCCGCCACCTCACCGAGTTCTGGATGATCGAGCCGGAGGTGGCCTTCGCCACGCATGAGGACAACATGCGGCTCCAGGAGAACTTCGTGAGCGCGATCGTGCAGCGCTGCCTGGAGCGCCGCGCCGAAGATCTGAAGGTGCTGGAGCGCGACACCACCACGCTGGAGAACTGCCTCGCGCCGTTCCCGCGCATCACCTACGACGAGGCGCTCAAGCTGGTGGCGGACAACCAGGGCCTGGTCGAGGGCGCGACGCCGCTGCCCTGGGGCGAGGATCTGGGCGCGCCCCACGAGACGCTGATCGCCAGCAAGTTCGACCGCCCGGTGTTCGTGGAGAAGTACCCCACCTCGGTGAAGGCCTTCTACATGCAGCCCGACCACGACCGCCCCGAGGTGGTGCTCTGCGCCGACCTGCTGGCCCCCGAGGGCTACGGCGAGATCATCGGCGGCTCGCAGCGCATCCACGATGCGGCCCTGCTGGAGCAGCGGATCGTGGAGCAGGGCCTGAAGCTGGAGGACTACCAGTGGTACCTCGACTTGCGCCGCTACGGCAGCGTGCCGCACTCGGGCTTCGGCATGGGCATCGAGCGCTGCACGGCCTGGATCGCGGGCACCCACCACATCCGCGAGACCATCCCCTTCCCCCGTATGCTCTACCGCATGTACCCGTAG
- a CDS encoding TetR/AcrR family transcriptional regulator codes for MDKRQPQQPAPPSAPKRRTGGRSARIRQAVMDATMDMLRDEDIESFNVAEIASQVGVHESTIYRRWGSRDGLIIETVLTRMNETIPLPDTGNFRGDIQAFLQSSASFLESPLGRLLTRSAFSTMSQQDSQARQLYWAARFSHTGLLIERAVARGEIAAGVVPEAVFTTLIGALYVRMLFFQAPLDAAFLDQLAQIVLDGVMLR; via the coding sequence ATGGATAAGAGACAGCCGCAGCAGCCCGCCCCGCCCAGCGCGCCAAAGCGGCGGACCGGCGGGCGCAGCGCGCGCATCCGCCAAGCGGTGATGGATGCGACGATGGATATGCTGCGCGATGAGGATATCGAGAGCTTTAACGTCGCTGAGATCGCGAGCCAGGTGGGCGTGCACGAGTCGACCATCTACCGGCGCTGGGGCAGCCGCGACGGCCTGATCATCGAGACGGTGCTGACACGCATGAACGAGACCATACCGCTGCCAGACACGGGCAACTTTCGCGGCGACATCCAGGCATTTCTTCAATCCAGCGCCAGCTTTCTCGAGTCGCCGCTGGGCAGGCTGCTCACGCGGTCGGCATTTTCGACCATGAGCCAGCAGGACTCGCAGGCCCGGCAGCTGTACTGGGCGGCGCGGTTTAGCCACACCGGCCTGCTGATCGAGCGCGCGGTCGCGCGGGGCGAGATCGCGGCGGGAGTCGTGCCGGAGGCGGTGTTCACCACGCTGATCGGGGCGCTGTATGTGCGCATGCTGTTCTTCCAGGCTCCGCTTGATGCGGCCTTCCTTGATCAGCTCGCGCAGATCGTGCTGGATGGGGTGATGCTCAGGTAG
- a CDS encoding SDR family NAD(P)-dependent oxidoreductase has translation MSTQIAKVALITGASSGIGRATALALASAGYVAYATARQPHALAALERAGLHALPLDVTDERSMAAAVQRIEAAHGAIDVLVNNAGASEMGPLEEIELARVRHLFETNVFGMLRLCQLALPGMRRRGGGRIVNVSSMGGEFTTPFSGAYHASKYAVESLSDALRFEVQPFGVGVIVIQPGVVQTPFGARAQASIRTSEDSPYAAQLDAFRRFLAANADGDSAEVLTPDLVAQVIVDAVSAAQPETRYKVGAEAEQLASARRSMSDRKWDALYRQLLG, from the coding sequence ATGTCCACGCAGATCGCAAAAGTAGCCCTCATCACCGGCGCATCATCGGGGATCGGGCGCGCCACCGCGCTCGCGCTGGCCAGCGCGGGGTATGTGGCCTACGCCACCGCACGGCAGCCCCACGCGCTCGCCGCGCTTGAGCGGGCTGGGCTACACGCGCTGCCGCTCGATGTGACCGACGAGCGCAGCATGGCCGCAGCCGTGCAGCGCATCGAGGCCGCGCACGGCGCGATCGATGTGCTCGTCAACAACGCCGGTGCCAGCGAGATGGGGCCGCTCGAAGAGATCGAGCTAGCGCGCGTGCGCCACCTCTTCGAGACCAACGTCTTCGGCATGCTACGGCTGTGCCAGCTGGCTCTGCCCGGCATGCGCCGCCGAGGCGGCGGGCGGATCGTGAACGTCAGCTCGATGGGCGGCGAGTTCACCACGCCGTTCAGCGGGGCGTACCACGCCAGCAAGTACGCCGTCGAGTCGCTCTCCGACGCGCTGCGGTTCGAGGTGCAGCCCTTCGGCGTGGGTGTGATCGTCATCCAGCCGGGCGTGGTGCAGACGCCATTCGGGGCGCGCGCCCAGGCCAGCATCCGCACCAGTGAGGACAGCCCCTACGCGGCGCAGCTGGATGCCTTCCGCCGCTTCCTGGCGGCCAACGCCGACGGCGATAGCGCCGAGGTGCTCACCCCCGACCTAGTGGCCCAGGTGATCGTCGATGCGGTATCGGCGGCGCAGCCGGAGACGCGCTACAAGGTGGGGGCCGAGGCCGAGCAGCTCGCCAGCGCGCGCCGCTCGATGAGCGACCGCAAGTGGGATGCGCTCTACCGCCAGCTGCTGGGCTGA